In Bradysia coprophila strain Holo2 unplaced genomic scaffold, BU_Bcop_v1 contig_348, whole genome shotgun sequence, a genomic segment contains:
- the LOC119079853 gene encoding uncharacterized protein LOC119079853 codes for MSKVDAALTAQKSIGTKVRSKLTSYNSLPIERKNYEYVKQLINEAEELRNEFNNNNEFLCRTALLDSEHQYFKANYYDETIKYFTEYKALMQKTIHDLQEANPEQKTGKTGDHRLNDYIIAVHKAESENDIDQARTLANIIKSYSRIIEVQCDIISSPSCNIHDFFDMTDEMTRIIEKYEASKPSNPANWQSSAKLPKLNVPLFSGEYVKYKSFKELFQRMIGGQQQLDDCEKLAYLKGQLKGEPLRLLSALPIENASYAIAWKTLNDRYENCHLIMVQLMRKLKSGPKMERYVVESMKNITDEISESISLISNMGIPWNEDTDMLFYYIVEERIDSITMGHFQNKIDGPPKLRGYKELLEFLKQRISILTVESSNEEKGNKKPAKKISFREFKSQDTPNQKTSLVATPSTSPNIFNANKKCDCKEPHYISKCPVFAALNLKGKMEKLRNWKMCWNCLVKGHEIRDCKQKNSCTKCNRKHHTLMHSEKMATSLLGTTTKNEHLDHVFLATAIINVIGSNGQPCQARALLDSGSQINIITQKLCNKIKAKSSQSSLKINGVGSSQVESTKRASFVIKSMASGFEANLEAFVLKEVSTCQPLNEVNTSRWKIPKNINLADPNFNIPAAIDIIIGGELFFKLISIGQIEIGKSLPDLQNTVFGWVVTGKVLGLQQQEAFVGMVNETQLEKQIEKFWQLEERYKVKKPMTDREVNCEEYFDKTTMRDSDNGKFIVNLQFIKEPSMLGNSKNMAIRRFLFLERRFQKDPELKEEYVTFLREYENLGHMERVQLENITDENYFIPHHAVRNPSSSTTKFRVVFDGSAKTTTNISLNEILANGPMLQDDLFSILVRFRKHAIVFSADITKMYRQVEVTESHQKWQMIIWREQPDQPLGFYKLKTLTYGLTCSSYLAIKALQTLAEEHKNVYPEAAKIAKSDFNVDDVMTGAENVEQALVLQEQLIQMCKSGHFELHKWCSNHPMLLETIPAKKREVSLEINAEKTETKALGVKWIPKDDIFMLSYVPKEHNKVTKRTVLSELSQLFDPLGFVNP; via the exons atgtctaAAGTAGACGCAGCGCTTACGGCGCAAAAATCGATCGGAACCAAGGTTCGATCTAAATTAACAAGCTACAATTCGTTACCTATTGAGAGGAAAAATTACGAATATGTAAAGCAATTGATTAATGAAGCTGAAGAACTTCGGAACGAGTTcaacaataataatgaatttttgtgcagaACTGCGTTGTTGGACAGCGAACATCAATACTTCAAGGCCAACTACTACGACGAAACGATAAAGTATTTCACTGAGTATAAGGCATTGATGCAAAAAACAATCCATGATTTACAAGAAGCAAATCCAGAGCAAAAAACCGGCAAAACTGGAGACCAT CGGCTCAATGATTACATAATTGCAGTGCATAAagcggaaagcgaaaatgatATTGATCAAGCCAGAACGTTGGCAAATATCATTAAAAGCTATTCGAGAATTATAGAAGTGCAGTGCGACATAATTAGCAGTCCAAGCTGTAACATACACGATTTCTTCGATATGACAGATGAAATGACAAGAATTATTGAGAAGTACGAAGCCTCGAAACCTTCCAATCCAGCTAACTGGCAATCATCGGcgaaattaccgaaattaAATGTTCCTCTATTTTCCGGGGAATACGTCAAATATAAATCATTCAAGGAGTTATTCCAACGTATGATTGGCGGGCAGCAGCAATTGGATGACTGCGAAAAATTGGCATACTTGAAAGGGCAATTAAAAGGTGAACCTTTAAGATTACTTTCAGCGTTACCAATAGAAAATGCCAGTTACGCTATCGCTTGGAAAACGCTCAATGACAGATATGAAAATTGTCACTTGATAATGGTGCAGCTAATGAGAAAACTAAAGTCTGGGCCAAAAATGGAAAGATACGTCGTCGAATCAATGAAAAACATCACAGATGAAATCAGTGAATCCATTTCATTGATCTCCAACATGGGAATACCTTGGAATGAGGATACTGACATGTTGTTCTACTACATAGTAGAAGAAAGAATCGACAGCATAACTATGGGTCAtttccaaaacaaaattgatggtCCACCCAAATTGCGTGGTTACAAAGAATTACTGGAATTTTTGAAGCAACGTATCAGCATTTTAACGGTGGAATCTTCAAACGAAGAGAAAGGCAACAAGAAGCCTGCAAAGAAAATAAGTTTCCGGGAATTTAAAAGCCAGGACACACCTAACCAAAAAACGTCATTGGTCGCCACTCCAAGCACGTCCCCGAACATCTTTAATGCCAACAAGAAATGTGATTGCAAAGAACCCCACTACATATCGAAATGTCCAGTATTTGCTGCACTAAACCTAAAAGGCAAAATGGAGAAATTGAGGAATTGGAAGATGTGCTGGAATTGCCTAGTAAAAGGGCACGAAATACGagattgtaaacaaaaaaatagttgtaCCAAGTGCAACAGAAAACACCACACTCTAATGCATTCGGAGAAAATGGCTACGTCATTATTGGGAACAACAACTAAAAATGAGCATCTTGATCATGTGTTCTTGGCAACCGCAATAATTAATGTCATTGGGTCAAATGGACAACCGTGTCAAGCCAGAGCATTATTGGACTCTGGTTCCCAAATAAATATCATAACACAGAAGTTATGCAacaaaattaaagcaaaatcaaGCCAATCAAGCTTGAAAATTAATGGAGTAGGATCATCGCAAGTGGAATCAACAAAACGAGCaagttttgttattaaatCAATGGCATCTGGATTCGAGGCGAATCTAGAAGCGTTCGTCCTAAAGGAGGTCAGCACGTGTCAACCATTGAACGAAGTAAACACAAGCAGAtggaaaattccaaaaaatatcaacTTAGCTGACCCTAATTTCAACATACCAGCAGCAATTGACATCATCATTGGTGGAGAGCTTTTCTTCAAACTAATTTCCATTGGACAAATCGAGATTGGAAAATCCTTACCAGATTTGCAAAATACGGTGTTCGGTTGGGTAGTAACTGGAAAAGTGCTGGGCCTACAACAGCAGGAAGCTTTCGTGGGAATGGTAAATGAAACTCAGctcgaaaaacaaattgaaaaattctggcAATTGGAAGAACGCTACAAGGTCAAGAAACCAATGACTGATCGCGAAGTAAATTGTGAGGAATATTTCGACAAAACTACTATGAGAGATAGtgacaatggaaaatttattgtgaatttgcaattcaTAAAAGAACCATCAATGCTGGGCAACTCGAAAAATATGGCCATAAGGCGATTCCTGTTCTTGGAAAGACGATTCCAAAAGGATCCGGAGCTAAAAGAGGAATACGTTACTTTTCTACGAGAATACGAAAACCTTGGGCACATGGAACGAGTACAGTTGGAAAATATAACTGATGAGAATTATTTCATACCTCATCATGCCGTTAGGAACCCATCCAGCAGCACAACGAAATTTAGAGTAGTTTTCGATGGATCGGCAAAAACTACAACGAATATTTCACTGAATGAAATACTGGCTAATGGTCCAATGCTTCAAGACGACTTATTTTCCATATTAGTTCGTTTCAGAAAACACGCGATAGTGTTTTCAGCGgacattacaaaaatgtatCGCCAAGTAGAAGTGACTGAAAGTCACCAAAAATGGCAGATGATTATTTGGCGAGAACAACCAGACCAACCATTGGGATTTTATAAACTAAAAACATTGACATATGGGCTAACATGTTCTTCTTATTTGGCAATAAAAGCACTTCAAACATTGGCAGAAGAGCACAAGAACGTCTATCCTGAAGCCgcaaaaatagcaaaatcaGATTTTAACGTTGACGATGTTATGACTGGAGCCGAAAATGTGGAACAAGCGCTAGTGCTACAAGAGCAATTAATACAGATGTGCAAAAGTGGACATTTTGAACTACATAAATGGTGCTCCAATCATCCAATGTTATTGGAAACAATACCAGCAAAGAAGCGAGAAGTAAGCCTGGAGATCAATGCAGAAAAAACAGAAACGAAGGCATTGGGAGTAAAATGGATTCCCAAAGACGACATTTTTATGCTTTCGTACGTTCCAAAAGAGCATAACAAAGTCACAAAGCGGACAGTCTTATCGGAACTATCACAATTATTTGACCCACTTGGCTTCGTAAATCCG